A part of Streptomyces sp. DSM 40750 genomic DNA contains:
- a CDS encoding S28 family serine protease, with amino-acid sequence MRKALRWVLSLVVLIGTLSTAGAANAAGSDTADIKDRLLAIPGVSLIEEKPYPGYRFFVLNFTQPVDHRNPAKGTFQQRITMLHKDTSRPTVFYTGGYNVSTTPGRREPTQIVDGNQVSMEYRFFNPSRPDPADWSKLDIWQAASDQHRIFKALKKIYGQKWISTGGSKGGMTATYYERFYPKDMDGVVAYVAPNDVVNKEDSAYDRFFAKVGTKECRDRLNAVQREALVRREPLKKKYAEVAAAEGFTFNTVGSLDKAYEAVVLDYVWGFWQYSLLADCDSDVIPKDAANATDDEIWTSIDTISGFSFYTDQGLEPYTPYFYQAGTQLGAPTIQFPHIEKKYIRYGYQPPRNFVPSDIRMKFQPYAMRDVDTWVRHNAHQMLFVYGENDPWGAEPFHLGKKARDSYIFTAPGANHGANVSRLVDSEKALATARILEWAGVAPATVQEDPSKAKPLAKFDSKLDKRDVEREPALRP; translated from the coding sequence ATGCGCAAAGCACTCAGATGGGTGCTGTCGCTCGTGGTGCTCATAGGCACGTTGAGCACGGCGGGGGCGGCCAACGCCGCGGGGTCGGACACCGCTGACATCAAGGACCGACTGCTCGCGATACCGGGCGTGAGCCTGATCGAGGAGAAGCCGTACCCGGGTTACCGCTTCTTCGTCCTCAACTTCACCCAGCCGGTGGACCACCGGAACCCGGCGAAGGGCACGTTCCAGCAGCGGATCACCATGCTGCACAAGGACACCAGCCGCCCGACGGTCTTCTACACCGGCGGGTACAACGTCTCCACCACCCCCGGCCGCCGCGAGCCCACGCAGATCGTGGACGGCAACCAGGTCTCCATGGAGTACCGCTTCTTCAACCCGTCCCGCCCCGACCCGGCCGACTGGTCCAAGCTGGACATCTGGCAGGCGGCCAGCGACCAGCACCGGATCTTCAAGGCGCTGAAGAAGATCTACGGTCAGAAGTGGATCTCGACGGGCGGTTCGAAGGGCGGCATGACCGCCACCTACTACGAGCGCTTCTACCCGAAGGACATGGACGGCGTCGTCGCGTACGTCGCCCCCAACGACGTGGTGAACAAGGAGGACTCGGCGTACGACCGGTTCTTCGCGAAGGTCGGCACCAAGGAGTGCCGCGACCGGCTGAACGCCGTGCAGCGCGAGGCGCTGGTGCGCCGTGAGCCGCTGAAGAAGAAGTACGCGGAGGTCGCCGCCGCCGAGGGCTTCACCTTCAACACCGTCGGCAGCCTGGACAAGGCGTACGAGGCGGTCGTCCTCGACTACGTGTGGGGCTTCTGGCAGTACAGCCTGCTCGCCGACTGCGACAGCGATGTCATCCCGAAGGACGCCGCGAACGCCACGGACGACGAGATCTGGACGTCCATCGACACGATCTCCGGCTTCTCCTTCTACACCGACCAGGGCCTGGAGCCGTACACGCCGTACTTCTACCAGGCCGGTACGCAGCTGGGCGCGCCGACGATCCAGTTCCCGCACATCGAGAAGAAGTACATCCGCTACGGCTACCAGCCGCCCCGGAACTTCGTCCCGAGCGACATCAGGATGAAGTTCCAGCCGTACGCCATGCGGGACGTCGACACCTGGGTCCGTCACAACGCCCACCAGATGCTCTTCGTGTACGGCGAGAACGACCCGTGGGGTGCCGAGCCGTTCCACCTGGGCAAGAAGGCCCGCGACTCGTACATCTTCACGGCGCCCGGCGCCAACCACGGTGCCAACGTCTCCCGTCTCGTCGACTCCGAGAAGGCGCTGGCCACGGCCCGCATCCTGGAGTGGGCGGGCGTCGCCCCGGCCACCGTCCAGGAGGACCCGAGCAAGGCGAAGCCGCTGGCGAAGTTCGACTCCAAGCTCGACAAGCGTGACGTCGAGCGGGAGCCGGCGCTCAGGCCGTAA
- a CDS encoding serine/threonine-protein kinase, with the protein MAQDPQGAPGKEELPEIPGYRIDSLLGSGGMGRVYLGTSPSGRQVAVKVIRGNLAHQPDFRRRFRREVTAARQVSGAFTAPVVDADPDADPPWMATLYVPGQPLDQRIKLGPALGPEELYRLATGLAEALRDIHRAGIVHRDLKPANVLLAADGPRVIDFGIVRAADTDMPTGTGITVGTPPFMSPEQIRAQKDVGPRSDIFALGSVLTYAASGHVPFDATDVYAVAYQLVHEPPDLEGVPDWLLPVVESCLAKEPTERPDADELLTLLQSTSYPAALDSPDTFVLRSPTPGSPPPRVSTGAGSASTPPPRRRRRLVLAVAAAVVAVTTLSGGLLYGLRDGEDGGGGGSDSAGSPNEKPSRTARAVTQPEGSAAYASTQSGSGGFTFTYHDSPERRPDGWRRWQYNLQNSDCVYAESSLVCVGDRTVRIDAATGRELWRTDEASSYGQNTPVVVGDTAIVNIGDRLIGLSLADGKVKWRYAMTLLTQRLIGDGERVYAVDHGGLVQAVDARTGRESWTLSARSPAGGAGQPPALRVVGDRLYVFTRVNDSDPGEGFVTAVDTGSGEKVAAFELSTPCEPGTQALLEEDGATRLYCIVLHDASAESALLSQDLTAGAKGVRTEVDATLGGGQSGAPELSVTPGRVLFVAPTQTGGELVAVDTVERTELWRRPMPGLGPADAPPVQAGDRVYVANTREVAVFEPRSGELLYQHSVPSVEDASGVETGLDTEPMVAGGIVYVPSSKAGWVSLDTGDAEDTGDAGDAGEQ; encoded by the coding sequence ATGGCCCAGGATCCTCAGGGCGCTCCGGGCAAGGAGGAGCTGCCGGAGATTCCCGGCTATCGCATCGACTCCCTCCTCGGTTCGGGCGGCATGGGCCGGGTCTATCTCGGTACGTCTCCCTCGGGCCGCCAGGTCGCCGTCAAGGTGATCCGCGGCAACCTCGCCCACCAGCCCGACTTCCGGCGCCGTTTCCGCCGTGAGGTGACCGCCGCCCGGCAGGTCAGCGGGGCCTTCACCGCGCCGGTCGTGGACGCCGACCCGGACGCCGATCCGCCCTGGATGGCGACCCTGTACGTGCCGGGGCAGCCGCTGGACCAGCGCATCAAGCTGGGGCCCGCCCTGGGGCCTGAGGAGCTGTACCGCCTCGCCACCGGCCTCGCCGAGGCGCTGCGCGACATACACCGCGCCGGAATCGTGCACCGCGACCTCAAGCCGGCCAACGTCCTGCTCGCCGCCGACGGCCCCCGGGTCATCGACTTCGGCATCGTGCGCGCCGCCGACACCGACATGCCCACGGGCACGGGGATCACGGTGGGCACGCCGCCGTTCATGTCGCCGGAGCAGATTCGCGCCCAGAAGGACGTCGGACCGCGGAGCGACATCTTCGCGCTGGGCTCGGTGCTGACGTACGCGGCGAGCGGCCATGTGCCGTTCGACGCCACGGACGTGTACGCGGTGGCGTACCAGCTGGTCCACGAACCCCCCGACCTGGAGGGGGTGCCCGACTGGCTGCTGCCGGTGGTCGAGAGCTGCCTGGCCAAGGAGCCGACCGAGCGCCCGGACGCGGACGAGCTGCTCACCCTGTTGCAGAGCACGTCCTACCCGGCCGCCCTCGACTCCCCGGACACCTTCGTGCTGCGCTCACCGACGCCCGGCTCTCCGCCGCCGCGCGTGAGTACGGGCGCGGGCTCCGCCTCCACTCCCCCGCCCCGGCGGCGCCGGCGGCTCGTCCTCGCCGTGGCGGCAGCGGTGGTGGCGGTCACCACGCTGTCGGGCGGACTGCTGTACGGGCTGCGCGACGGCGAGGACGGCGGCGGGGGCGGCTCGGATTCCGCCGGGAGTCCGAACGAGAAACCCAGCCGGACCGCTCGCGCCGTCACGCAGCCGGAGGGGTCCGCCGCGTACGCGAGCACGCAGTCCGGCTCGGGCGGCTTCACGTTCACCTACCACGACAGCCCCGAGCGCCGCCCGGACGGCTGGCGGCGGTGGCAGTACAACCTCCAGAACAGCGACTGTGTGTATGCCGAGTCGTCCCTGGTGTGCGTCGGCGACCGGACGGTACGGATCGACGCCGCGACCGGCAGGGAGCTGTGGCGGACGGACGAGGCTTCGTCGTACGGCCAGAACACCCCGGTCGTCGTCGGCGACACCGCGATCGTCAACATCGGCGACCGCCTCATCGGTCTCTCGCTCGCCGACGGCAAGGTGAAGTGGCGTTACGCGATGACGTTACTCACGCAGCGGCTCATCGGCGACGGCGAACGGGTGTACGCGGTCGACCACGGTGGCCTGGTCCAGGCCGTCGACGCGCGCACGGGCCGGGAGAGCTGGACGCTGTCGGCGCGGAGCCCCGCGGGCGGCGCCGGGCAGCCGCCCGCGCTCCGGGTCGTCGGCGACCGGCTCTACGTGTTCACGCGCGTCAACGACTCCGATCCCGGCGAGGGCTTCGTCACGGCCGTCGACACCGGCAGCGGCGAGAAGGTCGCCGCGTTCGAGTTGTCCACGCCGTGCGAACCCGGCACCCAGGCGCTGCTCGAAGAGGACGGCGCGACTCGGCTGTACTGCATCGTGCTGCACGACGCGAGCGCGGAGAGCGCCCTGTTGAGCCAGGACCTCACGGCCGGCGCCAAGGGCGTGCGCACCGAGGTGGACGCGACCCTGGGCGGAGGTCAGAGCGGGGCGCCCGAGCTGTCGGTGACCCCGGGCCGGGTGCTGTTCGTGGCCCCCACCCAGACGGGCGGCGAACTGGTCGCCGTCGACACGGTCGAGCGGACCGAGCTGTGGCGCAGGCCCATGCCCGGCCTGGGCCCGGCCGACGCACCGCCCGTCCAGGCCGGCGACCGCGTCTACGTCGCCAACACCCGTGAGGTCGCCGTCTTCGAGCCGCGCAGCGGCGAGTTGCTCTACCAGCACAGCGTGCCGAGCGTCGAGGACGCCAGCGGCGTGGAGACGGGCCTGGACACCGAGCCGATGGTGGCGGGCGGCATCGTCTACGTCCCGTCGTCGAAGGCGGGTTGGGTGAGCCTGGACACCGGGGACGCCGAGGACACCGGGGACGCCGGGGACGCCGGGGAGCAGTGA
- a CDS encoding anti-sigma factor antagonist (This anti-anti-sigma factor, or anti-sigma factor antagonist, belongs to a family that includes characterized members SpoIIAA, RsbV, RsfA, and RsfB.): MSREPGGEITVYTAPTLRELIVDLINQGRYFLVVDLTSVELLDSTGVGVLVGGLKRIRAHSGAIALVVPSERVLKMFRITGLTKVFPIFATVDPAVEFLGREVPAAHV, translated from the coding sequence ATGAGCAGAGAGCCGGGCGGTGAGATAACCGTCTACACGGCGCCGACCCTGCGCGAGTTGATCGTGGACCTGATCAACCAGGGACGGTACTTCCTGGTCGTGGATCTGACGTCCGTCGAGCTTCTGGACTCGACCGGAGTGGGCGTCCTCGTCGGCGGCCTGAAACGGATCCGTGCCCACAGCGGCGCGATCGCGCTGGTCGTGCCGTCCGAGCGGGTACTCAAGATGTTCCGGATCACCGGGCTGACCAAGGTGTTTCCCATCTTCGCCACCGTGGACCCCGCCGTCGAGTTCCTCGGCCGGGAGGTGCCCGCGGCGCATGTTTGA
- a CDS encoding glycoside hydrolase family 3 protein, with amino-acid sequence MPSRRTVLAATAGVTAALAIGTDAQAGSTGSAGSTDDSELHGLISRMTLEEKVGQLFVMRVYGHSATAPDQADIDANLQELGVRTAAELLARYRVGGIIYFAWAHNTRDPHQIAGLSNGIQRASLGLPRGLPVLISTDQEHGIVARVGRPATLLPGAMALGAGGSRTDAREAGRIGGAELRAIGIRQDYAPVADVNVNPANPVIGVRSFGADPKAVSGLVAAQVKGYQRAGVAATAKHFPGHGDTAVDSHYGFPVIEHTREQWTALDAPPFRAAISAGIDSIMTAHIMVPALDPSVDPATLSRPILTGILRGELGYDGVVVTDSLGMQGVREKYGDDQVPVLALKAGVDQLLNPPSIEVAWNAVLNAVRAGELTEARLDESILRILRLKAKLGLFERPYVSDAGVDRVVGIARHLDAADRIAERTTTLLVNDGSLLPLSRRTHKNVLVVGADPASPSGTTGPPTAVLAAELAALGFTTTRLSTGTAPAQAVIDQAVAAAQGKDAVVVATYNVTAGSAQRTLVTRLLATGVPVVAVAVRNPYDVAQLPEVKGYLASYSWTDVEVRAAARVLAGRVAPRGRLPVPVQRADDPARVLYPIGHGLTYGS; translated from the coding sequence GTGCCCTCCAGACGTACCGTTCTCGCCGCCACGGCAGGCGTCACCGCGGCCCTGGCCATCGGCACCGACGCACAGGCCGGCAGCACAGGCAGCGCGGGCAGCACCGACGACAGCGAACTCCACGGCCTCATCTCCCGTATGACCCTTGAGGAGAAGGTGGGCCAGCTCTTCGTGATGCGGGTCTACGGGCACTCGGCGACCGCGCCCGACCAGGCGGACATCGACGCCAACCTCCAGGAGCTCGGTGTCCGGACGGCCGCCGAACTGCTGGCCAGGTACCGGGTCGGCGGGATCATCTACTTCGCCTGGGCGCACAACACCCGTGACCCGCACCAGATCGCCGGCCTGTCGAACGGGATCCAGCGCGCCTCCCTCGGCCTTCCCCGCGGGCTGCCCGTGCTCATCTCCACCGATCAGGAGCACGGCATCGTGGCCAGGGTCGGCAGGCCCGCGACGCTGCTGCCGGGTGCGATGGCCCTCGGCGCGGGTGGTTCCAGAACCGACGCGCGCGAGGCCGGGCGCATCGGCGGCGCCGAGCTACGGGCGATCGGCATCCGGCAGGACTACGCGCCGGTCGCCGACGTGAACGTCAACCCGGCCAACCCGGTCATCGGCGTACGGTCGTTCGGGGCCGACCCGAAGGCCGTCTCGGGCCTCGTCGCCGCGCAGGTGAAGGGGTATCAGCGGGCCGGGGTCGCGGCCACCGCCAAGCACTTCCCGGGGCACGGGGACACGGCCGTCGACAGTCACTACGGCTTCCCCGTCATCGAGCACACCCGCGAGCAGTGGACCGCCCTCGACGCCCCGCCGTTCCGGGCCGCGATCAGCGCCGGCATCGACTCGATCATGACCGCGCACATCATGGTCCCCGCCCTGGACCCTTCCGTCGATCCAGCCACCCTCTCCCGCCCGATCCTCACCGGCATCCTGCGCGGCGAGCTGGGCTACGACGGGGTCGTCGTCACCGACTCGCTCGGCATGCAGGGCGTACGGGAGAAGTACGGCGACGACCAGGTGCCGGTGCTGGCGCTGAAGGCCGGTGTCGACCAGCTCCTCAACCCGCCCTCCATCGAGGTGGCTTGGAACGCGGTGCTGAATGCCGTACGGGCCGGAGAGTTGACCGAGGCCCGCCTCGACGAATCCATCCTCCGCATCCTGCGGCTCAAGGCGAAGCTCGGGCTGTTCGAGCGCCCGTACGTGAGCGACGCCGGCGTCGACCGGGTGGTGGGGATCGCGCGGCATCTCGACGCCGCCGACCGGATCGCCGAGCGGACCACGACACTCCTGGTCAATGACGGTTCGCTGCTGCCGCTGTCCCGTCGTACGCACAAGAACGTGCTGGTGGTCGGCGCCGATCCGGCGTCCCCGTCGGGCACCACGGGACCGCCGACGGCCGTCCTCGCCGCCGAACTCGCCGCCCTCGGCTTCACGACGACCCGCCTGTCGACCGGTACGGCACCCGCACAGGCCGTCATCGACCAGGCCGTCGCGGCGGCGCAGGGCAAGGACGCGGTGGTCGTGGCGACGTACAACGTGACGGCGGGAAGCGCCCAGCGGACCCTCGTCACGCGGCTCCTCGCGACCGGGGTCCCGGTGGTGGCGGTCGCGGTCCGGAACCCGTACGACGTGGCCCAACTGCCGGAGGTGAAGGGCTACTTGGCGTCGTACTCGTGGACGGACGTCGAGGTGCGGGCGGCGGCGCGGGTGCTGGCCGGGCGGGTGGCGCCGCGCGGGAGACTGCCGGTGCCGGTGCAGCGGGCCGACGACCCGGCGCGGGTGCTGTACCCGATCGGGCACGGGCTGACGTACGGGTCCTGA
- a CDS encoding ABC transporter ATP-binding protein: protein MAAQQGGDRGWARRLAGYAWRYPKDVILALGSSLAGMALMALVPLITKVIIDDVIGDKTRDMGPWAAALIGSALLVYVFTYIRRYYGGRLALDVQHDLRTEMYGTITRLDGRRQDELSTGQVVGRATSDLQLIQGLLFMLPMTIGNFLLFLISLVIMAWLSLPLTLVALAVAPALWWIAERSRTKLHPATWYAQAQAAAVAGVVDGAVSGVRVVKGFGQEDQETGKLREVGRRLFAGRLRTIRFNSRYTPALQAVPALGQVAMLALGGWLAVRGHITLGTFVAFSTYLAQLVGPVRMLALVLTVGQQARAGTERVLELIDTEPSLDDGTKTLPADAPATVEFDDVSFGYKDERPVLDGLSFEIRPGETLAVVGSSGSGKSTVSLLLPRFYDVTRGAVLIGGHDVRELTFDSLRAAIGLVPEDSFLFSETVRANIAYGRPEATDEQILTAARAAQADRFIAELPDGYDTKVGEHGLTLSGGQRQRIALARAILTDPRLLVLDDATSAVDARVEHEIHEALKHVMEGRTTLLIAHRRSTLGLADRIAVLDEGRLADIGTHQELERRSALYRRLLTDPDELGGVSPGHIPPTSLAKAGDTPVRDSIRDELDAEFDAERGITPRLWTGDREPRDTAFEGTPATPELLAQVEALPPATDTPGVDEARAVAPEESYGLKRLLHGFGLPLLISLGLVAVDAGMGLLLPVLIRHGIDQGVSQAALGAVWAASLLGLVAVVAQWAAQIGEMRMTGRTGERVLYSLRLKIFAQLQRLGLDYYERELTGRIMTRMTTDVDALSTFLQTGLVTAFVSVVTFFGIMVALVVIDVQLALVVFATLPPLIVCTVFFRRASVKAYELARERVSVVNADLQESVSGLRIVQAFRRERDGGRRFAAGSDSYRQARVHGQWLISIYFPFVQFLSSAAAAAVLIVGAHRVDAGTLTTGALVAYLLYIDLFFAPVQQLSQVFDGYQQATVSLGRIQELLQEPTSTKAADEPLEVLSLRGDITFEDVDFAYGSDDDAEEALSGVALTIPAGQTVAFVGETGAGKSTLVKLVARFYDPTGGRVTVDGTDLRDLDITSYRHRLGVVPQEAYLFQGTIRDAIAYGRPDATDAQVEAASRAVGAHDMIATLDGGYLHDVAERGRNLSAGQRQLIALARAELVNPDILLLDEATAALDLATEAQVNHATDRLAGRRTTLVVAHRLTTAARADRVVVMDHGRVTEDGTHDELLARDGRYAELWRTFVGEPVLRP from the coding sequence GTGGCAGCGCAACAGGGGGGCGACCGAGGGTGGGCGCGCAGACTGGCCGGATACGCCTGGCGGTACCCCAAGGACGTGATCCTCGCCCTCGGCTCGTCCCTCGCGGGCATGGCCCTGATGGCCCTCGTCCCCCTGATCACCAAGGTGATCATCGACGACGTGATCGGGGACAAGACCCGGGACATGGGCCCCTGGGCGGCCGCCCTGATCGGCTCCGCCCTGCTGGTCTACGTCTTCACCTACATCCGCCGCTACTACGGCGGCCGCCTCGCCCTCGACGTCCAGCACGACCTCCGTACGGAGATGTACGGGACGATCACCCGGCTCGACGGCCGCCGTCAGGACGAGCTGTCCACCGGCCAGGTCGTCGGCCGTGCGACCAGTGACCTCCAGCTGATCCAGGGCCTGCTCTTCATGCTGCCGATGACCATCGGCAACTTCCTGCTGTTCCTGATCTCCCTCGTGATCATGGCGTGGTTGTCCCTGCCGCTCACCCTCGTCGCCCTCGCCGTCGCCCCCGCCCTGTGGTGGATCGCCGAGCGCAGCCGCACCAAGCTGCACCCGGCCACCTGGTACGCCCAGGCCCAGGCCGCCGCCGTCGCGGGCGTCGTCGACGGCGCCGTCAGCGGCGTACGCGTGGTGAAGGGCTTCGGACAGGAGGACCAGGAGACCGGGAAGCTCCGGGAGGTCGGCCGCCGGCTCTTCGCGGGGCGCCTGCGCACGATCCGGTTCAATTCCAGGTACACCCCGGCCCTCCAGGCCGTCCCCGCCCTCGGCCAGGTCGCCATGCTGGCGCTCGGCGGCTGGCTGGCCGTCCGGGGCCACATCACCCTCGGCACGTTCGTCGCCTTCTCCACCTATCTCGCCCAGCTGGTCGGCCCCGTCCGCATGCTCGCCCTGGTCCTCACCGTCGGCCAGCAGGCCCGCGCCGGCACCGAGCGCGTCCTGGAGCTGATCGACACCGAGCCGAGCCTCGACGACGGCACCAAGACCCTCCCCGCCGACGCGCCCGCGACGGTCGAGTTCGACGACGTGTCGTTCGGGTACAAGGACGAGCGCCCGGTGCTGGACGGCCTCAGCTTCGAGATCCGCCCCGGTGAGACCCTCGCCGTCGTCGGCTCCTCCGGCTCCGGCAAGTCGACCGTCTCGCTCCTCCTCCCGCGCTTCTACGACGTGACACGCGGCGCCGTCCTCATCGGCGGCCACGACGTCCGCGAGCTGACCTTCGACTCGCTGCGCGCCGCGATCGGCCTGGTCCCCGAGGACTCCTTCCTCTTCTCCGAAACGGTCCGCGCCAACATCGCGTACGGCCGCCCGGAGGCGACCGACGAGCAGATCCTGACCGCCGCCCGCGCCGCCCAGGCCGACCGCTTCATCGCCGAGCTGCCCGACGGCTACGACACCAAGGTCGGCGAACACGGCCTCACCCTCTCCGGCGGCCAGCGCCAGCGCATCGCCCTGGCCCGCGCGATCCTCACCGACCCGCGCCTGCTCGTCCTCGACGACGCGACCTCGGCGGTGGACGCCCGCGTCGAGCACGAGATCCACGAGGCGCTGAAGCACGTCATGGAGGGCCGCACCACCCTCCTCATCGCCCACCGCCGCTCCACCCTCGGCCTCGCCGACCGCATCGCCGTCCTCGACGAGGGCCGCCTCGCCGACATCGGCACCCACCAGGAGCTGGAGCGGCGCTCCGCCCTCTACCGCCGTCTGCTCACCGACCCGGACGAGCTGGGCGGCGTCTCGCCCGGCCACATCCCGCCGACCTCCCTGGCCAAGGCCGGCGACACCCCCGTACGCGACTCGATACGGGACGAGCTGGACGCCGAGTTCGACGCCGAGCGCGGGATCACGCCCCGCCTGTGGACCGGTGACCGGGAGCCGCGGGACACCGCCTTCGAGGGCACTCCCGCCACCCCCGAACTCCTCGCCCAGGTCGAGGCGCTGCCCCCGGCGACCGACACCCCGGGTGTCGACGAGGCCCGCGCGGTCGCCCCGGAGGAGTCGTACGGCCTGAAGCGGCTGCTGCACGGCTTCGGGCTGCCGCTCCTGATCAGCCTGGGTCTGGTCGCCGTCGACGCGGGCATGGGCCTGCTGCTGCCCGTGCTGATCCGGCACGGCATCGACCAGGGCGTCTCGCAGGCGGCCCTGGGCGCGGTCTGGGCCGCGTCCCTGCTGGGGCTGGTCGCGGTCGTCGCCCAGTGGGCGGCCCAGATCGGCGAGATGCGGATGACCGGCCGTACCGGCGAACGCGTCCTCTACTCCCTCCGCCTGAAGATCTTCGCCCAGCTCCAGCGCCTCGGACTCGACTACTACGAGCGGGAGTTGACGGGGCGGATCATGACCCGGATGACGACCGACGTCGACGCGCTGTCGACGTTCCTCCAGACCGGCCTGGTCACGGCCTTCGTCTCCGTCGTCACCTTCTTCGGCATCATGGTCGCCCTGGTCGTGATCGACGTACAGCTCGCCCTCGTCGTCTTCGCCACCCTCCCGCCGCTGATCGTCTGCACGGTCTTCTTCCGCCGGGCCAGCGTGAAGGCGTACGAGCTGGCCCGTGAGCGGGTGTCCGTGGTGAACGCGGACCTCCAGGAGTCGGTGTCCGGGCTGCGGATCGTGCAGGCGTTCCGCCGTGAGCGCGACGGCGGCCGGCGGTTCGCGGCCGGCAGCGACAGCTACCGCCAGGCCCGCGTCCACGGCCAGTGGCTGATCTCGATCTACTTCCCGTTCGTGCAGTTCCTGTCCTCGGCGGCCGCGGCGGCGGTCCTGATCGTGGGCGCGCACCGGGTCGACGCGGGCACCCTCACCACCGGCGCCCTGGTGGCGTACCTCCTCTACATCGACCTGTTCTTCGCCCCCGTCCAGCAGCTCTCCCAGGTCTTCGACGGCTACCAGCAGGCCACCGTCTCCCTGGGCCGCATCCAGGAACTCCTCCAGGAGCCGACGTCGACCAAGGCCGCGGACGAGCCCCTTGAGGTGCTGTCGCTGCGCGGCGACATCACCTTCGAGGACGTCGACTTCGCGTACGGGTCCGACGACGACGCCGAAGAGGCCCTGAGCGGGGTGGCGTTGACGATCCCGGCGGGCCAGACCGTCGCCTTCGTCGGCGAGACGGGCGCCGGCAAGTCGACCCTCGTCAAGCTGGTCGCCCGCTTCTACGACCCCACCGGCGGCCGGGTCACGGTCGACGGCACCGACCTGCGCGACCTCGACATCACGTCGTACCGCCACCGCCTGGGCGTCGTCCCGCAGGAGGCGTACCTCTTCCAGGGCACGATCCGGGACGCCATCGCCTACGGCCGCCCCGACGCCACCGACGCCCAGGTGGAGGCCGCCTCCCGTGCCGTCGGCGCCCACGACATGATCGCCACCCTCGACGGCGGCTACCTCCACGACGTCGCCGAACGGGGCCGCAACCTCTCCGCCGGACAGCGCCAGCTGATCGCCCTGGCGCGGGCGGAGCTGGTGAACCCGGACATCCTGCTCCTCGACGAGGCGACCGCGGCCCTGGACCTGGCCACGGAGGCCCAGGTCAACCACGCCACCGACCGCCTCGCCGGCCGCCGCACGACCCTCGTCGTGGCCCACCGCCTCACCACCGCCGCCCGCGCCGACCGTGTCGTCGTCATGGACCACGGCCGCGTCACGGAGGACGGCACCCACGACGAACTCCTGGCCCGCGACGGACGGTACGCGGAGCTGTGGCGGACGTTCGTGGGCGAGCCGGTTCTGCGGCCGTAG
- the aroA gene encoding 3-phosphoshikimate 1-carboxyvinyltransferase, producing the protein MALVDIPGSKSITARALFLAAAADGVTTLVRPLRSDDTEGFAEGLVRLGYRVGRTPDAWQVDGRPQGPAVAEADVYCRDGATTARFLPTLAAAGHGTYRFDASAQMRRRPLAPLTRALRDLGVDLVHEEAEGHHPLRIAAKGVTGGDVTLDAGQSSQYLTALLLLGPLTRDGLRVKVTDLVSEPYVDITTAMMRSFGADVRREADTYVVAPGGYRATTYAVEPDASTASYFFAAAALTGTEVTVPGLGTGALQGDLRFVDVLRRMGARVDVRDDRTTVTGTGELRGLTVNMRDISDTMPTLAAIAPFASGPVRIEDVANTRVKECDRLEACAENLRRLGVRVTTGPDWIEIEPGTPVGGAEIKTYGDHRIVMSFAVTGLRTPGITFDDPGCVRKTFPGFHEAFAELPLASRP; encoded by the coding sequence ATGGCCCTCGTCGACATCCCCGGTTCCAAATCCATCACCGCCCGTGCCCTGTTCCTCGCGGCGGCGGCCGACGGCGTCACCACCCTCGTACGCCCCCTCAGGTCCGACGACACGGAGGGCTTCGCGGAGGGTCTGGTCCGCCTCGGCTACCGCGTCGGCCGCACCCCGGACGCCTGGCAGGTCGACGGCCGCCCGCAGGGCCCGGCGGTCGCGGAGGCGGACGTGTACTGCCGGGACGGCGCGACCACGGCCCGCTTCCTGCCCACCCTGGCGGCGGCCGGCCACGGCACCTACCGCTTCGACGCCTCCGCCCAGATGCGCCGCCGCCCCCTCGCCCCGCTGACCCGCGCCCTGCGCGACCTCGGCGTGGACCTCGTCCACGAGGAGGCCGAGGGGCACCATCCCCTGCGCATCGCGGCCAAGGGTGTCACCGGCGGCGACGTCACCCTCGACGCGGGCCAGTCCTCCCAGTACCTGACCGCCCTGCTCCTGCTCGGCCCCCTCACCCGCGACGGCCTCCGCGTCAAGGTCACCGACCTGGTCTCCGAGCCGTACGTCGACATCACCACGGCGATGATGCGCTCCTTCGGCGCCGACGTCCGCCGCGAGGCCGACACCTACGTCGTCGCCCCCGGCGGCTACCGCGCCACGACCTACGCCGTCGAACCCGACGCCTCCACCGCGAGCTACTTCTTCGCCGCGGCCGCGCTGACCGGCACCGAGGTCACCGTCCCCGGCCTCGGCACCGGCGCCCTCCAGGGCGACCTGCGCTTCGTGGACGTACTGCGGCGGATGGGCGCGCGGGTGGACGTGCGTGACGACCGTACGACCGTGACGGGCACCGGCGAACTCCGCGGCCTGACCGTCAACATGCGCGACATCTCCGACACCATGCCCACCCTCGCCGCGATCGCCCCCTTCGCCTCCGGCCCGGTCCGTATCGAGGACGTGGCGAACACCCGGGTCAAGGAGTGCGACCGCCTGGAGGCCTGCGCGGAGAACCTGCGACGGCTGGGGGTACGGGTCACCACCGGCCCCGACTGGATCGAGATCGAGCCGGGCACCCCCGTAGGAGGCGCGGAGATCAAGACGTACGGCGACCACCGCATCGTGATGTCCTTCGCCGTGACGGGACTGCGGACACCCGGCATCACCTTCGACGACCCCGGCTGCGTACGGAAGACGTTCCCCGGCTTCCACGAGGCGTTCGCGGAGCTTCCGCTAGCCTCCCGGCCATGA